A section of the Spirosoma pollinicola genome encodes:
- the hemE gene encoding uroporphyrinogen decarboxylase, which translates to MTLQNDLLLRTARGELTERVPVWMMRQAGRVLPQYRAVRERAGSFITLAKTPELAAEVTIQPVDAFDVDAAIIFSDILVVPEAMGLPYEMIESRGPVFPSTVRNQADMSRLRIADAESDLGYVLDAIKLTKKELNNRVPLIGFAGAPFTIFCYMTEGKGSKTFSVAKKLLYTDPNFAHALLQQITDSTIAYLQAQIRAGVDLVQIFDSWAGILSPEQYRTFSLPYIKQICDVITDVPVTVFAKGAFFARHEIGQLSCDVVGLDWNMSPKESRELIPDRVLQGNLDPCVLYADFAQIRAEVKQMFSDFGHQHYIANLGHGIYPDTDPDKARCFVDAVKEM; encoded by the coding sequence ATGACTTTACAAAATGACTTGTTACTCCGCACCGCACGGGGCGAATTGACCGAGCGAGTACCGGTCTGGATGATGCGTCAGGCGGGACGTGTGCTGCCTCAATACAGAGCCGTTCGGGAGCGGGCCGGAAGTTTTATTACGCTGGCAAAAACCCCTGAATTAGCCGCCGAAGTGACGATTCAACCCGTCGATGCGTTCGATGTGGATGCCGCCATTATTTTCTCCGATATTCTGGTGGTGCCCGAAGCGATGGGCCTTCCGTATGAAATGATCGAAAGTCGGGGACCCGTTTTCCCCTCAACGGTACGAAATCAGGCTGATATGAGCCGTCTGCGCATTGCCGACGCCGAAAGCGATCTGGGCTATGTGCTGGATGCCATCAAACTGACAAAGAAAGAACTCAACAACCGGGTGCCGCTCATTGGTTTCGCGGGTGCTCCGTTCACCATTTTCTGTTACATGACAGAAGGCAAAGGCTCGAAAACCTTTTCGGTTGCCAAAAAATTGCTGTACACCGATCCAAATTTTGCTCACGCACTGCTACAGCAAATAACGGATAGCACCATTGCCTATTTACAGGCGCAGATACGGGCGGGTGTTGATCTGGTGCAGATTTTCGACTCGTGGGCGGGTATCCTCTCACCGGAGCAGTACCGGACATTCTCCTTACCCTACATCAAGCAAATTTGTGACGTCATCACGGATGTACCCGTAACGGTTTTCGCAAAAGGCGCCTTCTTCGCCCGGCACGAAATTGGCCAACTGAGTTGCGACGTAGTGGGACTGGACTGGAACATGAGCCCCAAAGAATCGCGCGAGTTAATTCCCGACCGGGTCTTACAGGGCAACCTGGACCCTTGTGTGTTATACGCTGATTTTGCCCAGATTCGGGCGGAGGTAAAACAAATGTTCAGCGACTTCGGTCATCAACATTACATTGCCAACCTCGGCCACGGCATCTACCCCGATACTGACCCCGACAAAGCCCGGTGCTTTGTCGATGCAGTGAAGGAAATGTAG
- a CDS encoding Fic family protein produces the protein MGKVEPVPAYKSYREFIRQFIEKGMMDIHNNLYQRGLIRKINKDYAYWSEVKYKVPTEFKHVLTPVDLWSIVKEDRLHDRRYFEIGNQGFYFTRADSLEQQLHEFDLHLAGAPGEQATATNEGDKYQYLIGSIMEESIASSQIEGAVTSRLVAKEMLRKNRPPRNTSERMIVNNYSTIQHIVQIKKEPLTKAGLLKLHQLITNDTLDRPDEAGLLRSNDDIYVIDAVNGDVIHTPPSHSTLPTFVSDLCRFFNDETPDFFVHPIVKASIIHFLIGYFHPFTDGNGRTARALFYWYLLRKGYWLTEYLSISRIIMKSRGQYYKAFQHTEADENDLTYFVLYQVKTLSQAYDGLKKYIDRKNQEKRQLLDLQRTEKLSPRQAQITEWLWRSPSGTLSIKEVETRMGVSNQTARNDIRALVKAGFLEELPINGKERHYIQGERMVRKP, from the coding sequence ATGGGGAAAGTAGAACCTGTGCCTGCTTATAAATCGTATAGAGAGTTCATTCGACAGTTTATCGAAAAAGGCATGATGGATATACACAACAACTTGTATCAGCGTGGGCTCATTCGAAAAATTAATAAAGATTACGCTTACTGGAGTGAGGTAAAATATAAAGTGCCAACCGAATTTAAACATGTGTTAACGCCTGTTGACCTTTGGTCTATTGTAAAAGAAGATCGTTTACACGACCGACGGTATTTTGAGATAGGTAATCAAGGGTTTTATTTCACCAGGGCCGACTCACTGGAGCAACAGCTTCATGAATTTGACTTGCATCTGGCAGGGGCGCCAGGTGAACAGGCTACTGCTACAAATGAGGGCGATAAATATCAGTATCTGATTGGCTCCATAATGGAAGAATCTATCGCGTCGAGCCAGATTGAAGGCGCTGTAACATCACGGTTGGTGGCTAAAGAAATGCTTCGGAAGAATCGTCCACCCAGAAACACGTCGGAGCGTATGATCGTCAATAATTATTCGACAATACAGCACATTGTTCAAATTAAAAAAGAGCCATTGACTAAAGCAGGTTTACTAAAGTTACACCAGCTAATTACAAACGACACGCTGGATAGGCCCGATGAAGCCGGTCTCCTGCGGTCTAACGACGATATTTATGTAATTGACGCCGTCAATGGGGATGTCATTCACACTCCCCCTTCGCACTCAACTCTGCCAACATTTGTGAGTGATCTGTGTCGATTTTTCAACGATGAGACGCCTGATTTTTTTGTACACCCCATAGTTAAAGCTAGTATTATTCATTTTCTGATTGGCTACTTTCATCCATTCACCGATGGAAATGGGCGTACTGCGCGCGCCTTATTTTATTGGTACTTACTGCGTAAAGGGTATTGGTTAACCGAATATTTGTCAATATCCAGAATAATAATGAAGTCAAGAGGACAATATTACAAGGCTTTTCAGCACACCGAAGCCGATGAAAATGACTTGACCTACTTTGTTCTCTATCAGGTTAAAACCCTTAGTCAAGCGTATGATGGACTAAAGAAATATATTGACCGGAAGAATCAGGAAAAACGCCAGTTACTAGACCTGCAACGCACTGAAAAATTATCGCCCCGTCAGGCGCAAATAACGGAGTGGCTATGGCGAAGCCCCAGCGGCACGTTGTCTATAAAGGAGGTTGAAACGAGAATGGGCGTTTCAAACCAAACCGCCCGAAATGATATTCGAGCCCTTGTTAAAGCGGGTTTTCTGGAGGAATTGCCAATTAATGGCAAAGAGAGACATTATATTCAGGGCGAACGTATGGTTCGTAAACCGTAG
- a CDS encoding glycosyltransferase family 4 protein, whose translation MPSLFIDTERLRDLNSGLGQVCLHLGHELVRQRPSDWILTFLVPKGKTGVFGDSVAYIEASWQRKLLIPGQYDVWHCLHQDSVYLPNPLVNKSAKLMLTIYDLNFLERADYSAAKKERKLARLQRKINKASLLTAGSGFTASVVKSHLHIPDTTPFDVVYTGVAVDPKNTPSALPATSPLHDFTQSPFLLFVGVIHPKKNVHTLLPLLEAFPDYRLVLAGPDRHPYAQHIREQAEKLGVADRLLVPGSVDEATKLWLYARCEAFLFPSLTEGFGLPVAEAMTFGKPVFISNLTSLPEVGGKEAYYFENFEPETMAKVLHDGLHDFGQNSLRQERLRKRAASFSWPSVAGEYWKLYEGLAKK comes from the coding sequence ATGCCTTCTCTCTTTATTGATACCGAACGTCTGCGCGATCTCAACAGTGGTTTGGGGCAGGTTTGCCTTCACCTCGGCCATGAACTGGTTCGGCAACGCCCCAGCGATTGGATCCTTACTTTTCTGGTGCCAAAAGGGAAAACGGGCGTTTTTGGCGATTCTGTAGCCTATATCGAAGCATCATGGCAACGCAAGCTGTTGATTCCCGGCCAATATGACGTCTGGCATTGCCTGCATCAGGATTCTGTTTATCTGCCTAACCCCCTAGTGAATAAGTCGGCGAAGTTGATGCTGACAATTTACGACCTGAATTTTTTGGAACGGGCCGATTATTCAGCCGCCAAAAAGGAGCGCAAACTGGCCCGGCTACAGCGTAAAATCAATAAGGCGTCGTTGCTGACGGCGGGTTCGGGGTTTACGGCTTCGGTAGTAAAATCGCATTTGCACATACCAGATACTACGCCGTTTGATGTGGTATACACCGGTGTGGCCGTCGATCCGAAGAATACACCTTCGGCGTTACCCGCCACGTCGCCACTTCACGACTTCACTCAATCTCCTTTTCTTCTGTTCGTTGGCGTTATTCACCCAAAGAAGAACGTTCACACGTTGCTGCCCCTGCTGGAAGCCTTTCCCGATTATCGGCTCGTACTGGCCGGTCCCGACCGCCATCCATACGCCCAGCACATCCGCGAACAAGCCGAAAAACTTGGTGTCGCCGACCGTTTATTAGTACCCGGCTCGGTCGATGAAGCTACTAAATTGTGGCTCTATGCTCGTTGTGAAGCGTTTTTGTTCCCGTCTCTTACCGAAGGCTTCGGCCTGCCCGTAGCCGAAGCCATGACGTTTGGCAAGCCGGTGTTCATCTCTAACCTCACAAGCCTGCCCGAAGTTGGGGGTAAGGAAGCGTATTATTTCGAGAATTTCGAGCCTGAAACTATGGCTAAGGTTCTTCACGATGGCCTTCACGATTTTGGGCAAAATTCCTTGCGCCAGGAGCGGCTACGCAAACGAGCCGCCAGCTTTAGCTGGCCAAGCGTGGCGGGTGAGTACTGGAAGTTGTATGAAGGGTTGGCTAAAAAATAG
- a CDS encoding PadR family transcriptional regulator produces MNTPNTSSLLKGSLSIMILRLLEDREKMYGYEITQKVKELTAGEMSITEGALYPALHKLEADGLLTTETQVVDGRARKYYSLTKTGHTEATGRIAELAAFLENLNLVLKLKPSL; encoded by the coding sequence ATGAATACGCCCAATACTTCCTCCTTATTGAAAGGTAGCCTATCCATAATGATTCTGCGATTGCTGGAAGATCGCGAGAAAATGTATGGCTATGAGATTACGCAAAAAGTAAAAGAGCTGACGGCGGGCGAGATGTCCATTACAGAGGGCGCCCTCTACCCTGCCCTGCACAAGCTCGAAGCCGACGGCCTGCTCACCACCGAAACCCAGGTGGTTGACGGTCGCGCCCGCAAATACTACTCCCTCACGAAAACCGGCCACACCGAAGCCACCGGGCGCATCGCCGAACTGGCCGCTTTTCTGGAGAATTTGAATCTGGTGCTCAAACTCAAACCGAGCTTATAA
- a CDS encoding tetratricopeptide repeat protein, with product MLEFLLVSAFVGYLIYLRYYADQRTAAQKEAEQLREGIDLYETGQLAKSITYFNKAISTRPGSAVAYLYRARIYRDLGDQEAALVDLNQGKSYDDSIAELHLESGQINYQKQAYERAFQDFDKAIFHTHGDAAEPYHWRGLVRQKLHQSDQAEQDLAKAAQIDLAIKNRPQVPATKQNVFFNRQLFLNAGLTILASMVLMYIIKKSTVIHWPYLWATSSAVGIGFLEPRKGWALAILQVLTLLFTYYIVVGPDPLSTHREVELFSLYGSVGLTFAGSLIGSILHKAQA from the coding sequence ATGCTCGAATTTCTTTTAGTGTCTGCCTTTGTTGGCTATCTGATTTACCTACGCTACTACGCCGATCAACGGACGGCCGCCCAGAAAGAAGCCGAGCAGCTACGAGAGGGTATTGACCTGTACGAAACGGGACAGCTTGCCAAGTCGATTACCTACTTCAACAAGGCAATCAGCACACGGCCCGGATCGGCGGTGGCCTATCTATACCGCGCCCGAATTTACCGGGATTTGGGCGATCAAGAGGCTGCGCTGGTCGATCTGAATCAGGGCAAAAGCTATGATGACAGTATCGCCGAGCTTCATCTGGAGAGCGGGCAGATTAACTACCAGAAGCAGGCGTATGAACGAGCTTTTCAGGATTTCGACAAAGCGATTTTTCACACCCACGGCGACGCGGCCGAACCTTACCACTGGCGTGGCTTAGTGCGTCAGAAACTCCACCAATCCGATCAGGCCGAACAGGATCTGGCGAAAGCAGCGCAGATTGATCTGGCTATAAAAAACAGGCCACAAGTTCCTGCGACGAAGCAAAACGTTTTTTTCAACAGGCAACTGTTTCTAAATGCTGGCCTGACAATACTAGCCAGTATGGTGTTGATGTACATTATCAAGAAGAGTACTGTCATTCACTGGCCTTATTTGTGGGCTACTTCGTCGGCAGTTGGCATCGGTTTTCTTGAGCCTCGAAAAGGCTGGGCACTCGCTATTTTACAGGTTCTGACACTCCTGTTCACGTACTATATTGTGGTTGGGCCAGACCCACTCAGCACCCATCGGGAAGTAGAATTATTTAGTCTGTACGGCTCTGTGGGTCTGACATTTGCCGGTAGCCTGATTGGTAGTATCCTGCATAAAGCACAGGCTTAA
- a CDS encoding ABC transporter ATP-binding protein yields the protein MKTYLRLLSFAKPLGRFLTPFVFTSLLASVFGVLNFALLIPLLSTLFNQVDTGQMKQLLSQPVPTFASFFTSPTKVFNYYFAQVFQQYGEVGTLKFVCSIIILSVLLNNLFKYLSVRQLESFKARMVAKLRERVFAKTLQLHLGFFSNERKGNLISRTTTDVQEVENSIANTLSAASKEVFLLIGYIVALLSISVKLTLFAIIVIPISGVFIATLVRRMKRDAQEGQQRLSGLVSLLDETFGGMRVVKGFVAEGFILDKFRRENDGYRNAIRSLANRRELASPFSEVMGVAVVAGILYYGGSLVLSGQSDLTASEFIAYIAIFSQVTRPAKDISNAFSGSQRGLASGERVLELIDTPPTIQDKPNAVVLSEFRDKISVQQVSFSYQVDTPVLREINFDLQKGKTIALVGSSGGGKSTIADLIPRFYDPTAGRILIDGIDMRECTMASLRTLMGIVTQESILFNDTISNNIAFGTPATEAQIMEAARIANAHDFIVAQPDGYQTIIGDRGGKLSGGQRQRISIARAILKNPPILILDEATSALDTESEKLVQEALTRLMANRTTLVIAHRLSTIQHADEILVVNQGRIVERGRHDELLTLDEGFYRKLSTMQSV from the coding sequence ATGAAAACATACCTTCGATTACTCTCGTTTGCCAAACCGCTGGGCCGCTTCCTGACGCCATTCGTATTCACGTCATTGCTGGCCAGCGTTTTTGGTGTGTTGAATTTTGCGTTGCTCATTCCACTCCTCAGCACCTTGTTCAATCAGGTAGATACCGGCCAAATGAAGCAACTGTTGAGCCAGCCTGTGCCCACGTTTGCCTCCTTCTTTACGTCGCCTACCAAAGTCTTCAATTATTATTTTGCCCAGGTGTTTCAGCAATATGGCGAAGTTGGAACACTTAAGTTCGTCTGCTCGATAATCATTCTGTCGGTACTGCTTAACAACTTATTTAAATATTTATCCGTCAGGCAGTTGGAGTCGTTCAAGGCACGGATGGTAGCGAAACTTCGGGAAAGGGTTTTTGCGAAAACGCTGCAACTTCACCTCGGTTTCTTCTCGAATGAACGCAAGGGAAACCTCATTTCCCGCACCACTACCGACGTTCAGGAAGTCGAAAATTCCATTGCCAACACGCTTTCAGCGGCATCGAAAGAAGTGTTTCTTTTGATTGGTTACATCGTGGCACTGCTCAGTATTTCGGTTAAGCTGACGCTGTTCGCTATTATCGTAATCCCCATCTCGGGTGTTTTTATTGCTACGCTGGTTCGTCGGATGAAACGCGACGCGCAGGAAGGCCAGCAACGGCTGAGTGGTTTGGTGAGCCTGTTAGATGAAACTTTTGGCGGCATGCGCGTGGTGAAAGGTTTCGTGGCTGAAGGCTTTATTCTGGACAAATTCAGACGCGAAAACGACGGTTATCGAAACGCTATTCGCTCGCTGGCTAATCGGCGGGAACTGGCGTCTCCGTTCTCGGAAGTTATGGGTGTAGCTGTTGTCGCGGGCATTTTATATTATGGCGGGTCGCTGGTGTTAAGCGGCCAGTCGGATTTGACGGCTTCCGAATTCATTGCGTACATCGCTATTTTTTCGCAGGTGACGCGTCCGGCCAAGGACATTTCGAATGCGTTTAGCGGGTCGCAGCGAGGACTGGCTTCGGGTGAGCGGGTACTTGAACTCATTGACACACCGCCAACTATTCAGGACAAACCCAATGCCGTGGTGCTAAGTGAATTTCGGGATAAAATCTCGGTGCAGCAGGTATCCTTCTCTTATCAGGTCGATACGCCCGTGCTGCGCGAGATCAACTTCGATCTGCAAAAAGGGAAAACCATTGCGCTCGTTGGCTCGTCGGGTGGCGGCAAATCGACCATCGCCGACCTGATTCCGCGCTTTTATGACCCTACGGCAGGTCGTATTCTCATTGATGGCATCGACATGCGCGAGTGTACAATGGCCTCCCTACGGACACTGATGGGCATTGTAACTCAAGAGAGTATTCTGTTCAACGACACCATTTCTAATAACATTGCATTCGGCACCCCGGCAACAGAAGCTCAAATAATGGAAGCGGCCCGGATTGCCAACGCGCACGATTTTATTGTAGCACAGCCCGACGGTTATCAGACTATCATTGGCGACCGGGGCGGTAAACTGTCGGGCGGGCAACGGCAGCGCATCAGTATTGCCCGCGCCATTCTGAAAAATCCACCCATTCTGATCCTGGATGAAGCGACCTCGGCCCTCGATACCGAGTCGGAAAAGCTGGTGCAGGAAGCTTTAACGCGCCTGATGGCAAACCGCACAACGCTCGTGATTGCGCACCGGCTCAGCACGATTCAACACGCCGACGAGATTCTGGTCGTGAACCAGGGGCGCATTGTGGAGCGTGGTCGTCACGATGAACTGCTCACGCTCGACGAAGGTTTTTACCGGAAATTAAGCACAATGCAGAGCGTTTGA
- a CDS encoding SAM hydrolase/SAM-dependent halogenase family protein, with amino-acid sequence MKFIYGYSLWLILFGASQVKGQNGIVVFQSDFGLKDGAVSAMKGVALGVSPTLTLMDLTHEIPAYNIWEASYRLYQTVPYYPKGTVFVSVCDPGVGTERHSVVMLTKSGHYVVTPDNGTLTLLAEHLGILEIRQIDEVLNRRKNSGASYTFHGRDVYAYTAARLASRTITFAQVGPRLPNEVVRLPYQKAKLEKDAVKGNIPVLDIQYGNVWSNIPKAMLDQIGTKPGETLHIQIVQNDKVLFDKRVRFVNTFGEVPVGDDAAYVNSLLNFSIAINQGNFSEKYKVFSGPDWTIRVSRK; translated from the coding sequence ATGAAATTTATTTACGGCTATAGTTTATGGCTGATTTTGTTTGGCGCATCCCAGGTAAAGGGGCAAAACGGTATTGTGGTGTTCCAGTCCGATTTCGGCTTGAAAGACGGGGCCGTGTCGGCTATGAAAGGGGTTGCCTTGGGGGTTTCGCCGACGCTTACATTGATGGACCTCACCCATGAGATTCCAGCATATAATATCTGGGAGGCTTCGTACCGACTTTACCAAACGGTTCCCTATTACCCAAAAGGAACCGTTTTTGTTTCTGTTTGCGATCCCGGTGTGGGCACCGAACGGCATTCAGTTGTGATGCTCACAAAATCCGGACACTACGTTGTAACACCCGATAACGGCACCCTCACGTTACTGGCCGAACACCTGGGCATTCTGGAAATACGGCAAATTGACGAAGTACTTAACCGACGCAAAAACTCAGGGGCGTCCTATACCTTTCACGGCCGGGATGTGTATGCTTACACGGCCGCCCGACTGGCTTCACGCACGATCACGTTTGCGCAGGTAGGCCCCAGGCTGCCCAACGAAGTCGTTCGTTTACCCTATCAAAAAGCGAAGTTAGAAAAGGATGCCGTGAAAGGGAATATTCCTGTGCTCGATATCCAATATGGCAACGTTTGGAGTAATATCCCGAAAGCCATGCTCGATCAGATTGGCACGAAACCGGGCGAAACGCTGCATATACAGATTGTCCAGAATGATAAAGTGCTGTTTGATAAGCGTGTTCGTTTCGTCAACACGTTTGGCGAAGTCCCTGTTGGCGACGATGCGGCCTATGTCAATAGTTTGTTGAACTTCTCGATTGCGATCAATCAGGGCAACTTCTCGGAAAAATACAAGGTATTCAGCGGGCCGGACTGGACGATTAGGGTGAGTAGAAAATAG
- a CDS encoding bacteriorhodopsin, giving the protein MEIADSFVPTAGVVGLLPMVTYFFLVVAMFVFIGLFVFSLAARKPVSSEQDRPVFLVTPVIAAVAGLTYYLIQVHYHDVLADLVTVPDGNDRQTLIRESYNAISQYRYMALFIITPLLAFQLLPLLQIQPGQYKRPFMKLLAGSSLMVFACYIGHQQLTFDNEIQAGPFAVWAFVALIIFGFLVVTVNRLWKELGGVTRSAFRFSALILAACWTIYFLGYFLTLAPIDANWIQLVFTLADMASILGVSLILYLFSTNRWSTSL; this is encoded by the coding sequence ATGGAAATAGCTGATTCGTTTGTTCCAACGGCCGGTGTCGTTGGCCTTTTACCGATGGTTACGTACTTCTTCCTGGTCGTAGCCATGTTTGTCTTCATAGGGCTGTTCGTCTTTTCGCTGGCGGCAAGAAAACCTGTCTCTTCAGAGCAGGATCGCCCGGTATTCCTCGTAACTCCTGTCATTGCCGCTGTAGCCGGACTTACCTACTATTTGATCCAGGTCCATTATCACGATGTGCTGGCTGATTTAGTCACTGTACCTGATGGAAATGACCGCCAAACCCTCATTCGTGAGTCGTACAATGCCATAAGTCAATACCGCTATATGGCTCTGTTTATCATAACGCCCTTGCTGGCATTCCAGCTACTTCCCCTCCTCCAGATTCAACCCGGCCAATACAAACGCCCATTTATGAAGCTACTGGCAGGTAGCTCGCTAATGGTCTTTGCCTGTTATATTGGTCATCAGCAACTCACGTTCGACAATGAAATTCAGGCTGGTCCATTCGCAGTATGGGCCTTCGTTGCACTAATTATCTTCGGATTTCTTGTCGTTACGGTCAATCGTCTCTGGAAAGAATTGGGCGGGGTAACCCGCTCAGCTTTCCGGTTCTCAGCCCTGATCCTTGCCGCCTGCTGGACAATTTATTTCCTGGGCTATTTCCTGACGCTCGCTCCTATTGATGCCAACTGGATTCAACTTGTCTTTACACTCGCCGACATGGCTAGTATACTTGGGGTAAGCTTAATCCTCTATTTATTCAGCACAAATCGTTGGTCAACTAGTTTGTAA
- a CDS encoding DUF305 domain-containing protein, with protein MKTLQSNLTVWALAALLSSGSMIACAQATTGAATASAQPASDPAKTTLLQPLQQMIAKMKKLQATGDPDFDYAFQAKIHTQGAQDLLKQEIQNGKDTALKQMAKTMLAASDADVAMLNGTLTEIKPTRPNQAFVQQQSRNVEAMSLKLQQTGASDKLTSDIDKNFSTLLLDQRQDAIDMATLYLQYGKNSTLKNFAQQLVDKSKQQMSALKATPATPK; from the coding sequence ATGAAAACGCTACAATCCAACCTTACCGTCTGGGCGCTGGCAGCCCTTCTGTCAAGTGGCAGTATGATAGCCTGTGCACAAGCGACAACGGGAGCCGCTACGGCGAGTGCCCAACCAGCCAGCGATCCAGCCAAAACAACACTGCTGCAACCGCTACAGCAAATGATTGCCAAAATGAAAAAATTACAGGCAACCGGCGATCCTGACTTTGACTATGCTTTCCAGGCAAAAATTCACACGCAGGGAGCACAGGATTTACTAAAGCAGGAAATTCAGAACGGGAAGGATACGGCGCTAAAACAAATGGCGAAAACCATGCTGGCGGCTTCAGATGCAGATGTTGCTATGCTGAATGGTACGCTTACTGAGATCAAGCCAACGCGCCCTAATCAGGCATTCGTACAGCAGCAAAGCCGTAATGTCGAAGCTATGAGCCTGAAATTGCAACAGACCGGTGCAAGCGATAAGTTGACGAGTGATATAGATAAAAATTTCTCAACGCTCCTGCTCGACCAACGCCAGGATGCTATCGACATGGCTACCCTTTATTTGCAGTATGGCAAAAACAGCACGCTGAAAAACTTCGCCCAGCAACTGGTCGACAAGTCTAAACAGCAAATGTCTGCCCTTAAGGCAACGCCTGCTACCCCTAAATAA
- a CDS encoding endonuclease/exonuclease/phosphatase family protein, with the protein MSTLNILFWNVQKKDLTAQIINIAHNKDVDILILAENPVSSTQLVQALNTKGPYYFQNNPLSQCRKITVVSKFHYDSITPLEETSRLTTRHVHLPTGEDFLLTGLHLVDKGSFTTESQNEAASLVADQLLKIENRFRINRHIVVGDFNMNPFEIGMIKANGFHGTMSSEVASNVSRIVQTREYPYFYNPTWSLFGDLNKDVSGTYYYKHAEHVCYEWNLFDQVLIRPSLVTNFVKNSLEIIKTDGVSSLVTKRNLPNQKTYSDHLPLFFTLKF; encoded by the coding sequence ATGTCCACACTCAACATCTTATTCTGGAATGTTCAAAAGAAAGATCTGACTGCTCAGATTATCAATATTGCACATAATAAGGATGTTGATATTCTGATACTGGCTGAAAATCCAGTTAGTTCTACTCAACTTGTTCAGGCGTTGAATACAAAGGGGCCATACTACTTTCAGAATAATCCTCTATCTCAGTGTAGAAAGATTACCGTTGTGAGTAAATTTCATTATGACTCGATTACACCACTCGAAGAGACCTCTCGTCTTACTACCAGACATGTACATTTGCCAACAGGCGAAGACTTCTTGCTCACCGGACTCCATTTAGTAGATAAAGGGAGTTTTACAACAGAAAGTCAGAACGAAGCCGCATCCTTGGTAGCTGACCAACTTCTTAAGATAGAAAATAGATTTCGGATTAACCGCCATATTGTAGTAGGCGATTTTAATATGAATCCATTTGAGATCGGTATGATTAAAGCCAATGGGTTTCACGGCACTATGTCAAGTGAAGTAGCTAGTAATGTATCTAGGATTGTACAAACAAGGGAGTACCCATACTTTTACAATCCAACCTGGAGCTTGTTTGGTGATTTGAATAAAGATGTTTCAGGCACCTACTATTACAAACACGCTGAACACGTGTGTTATGAGTGGAACCTATTTGACCAAGTATTGATACGACCTAGCCTAGTGACTAATTTTGTGAAGAATAGTTTAGAAATTATAAAGACTGATGGTGTATCTTCACTGGTAACAAAACGGAATCTACCGAATCAGAAAACGTACTCCGACCATTTGCCGTTGTTTTTTACATTGAAATTCTAA